The Streptomyces luteogriseus genome includes a window with the following:
- a CDS encoding hemolysin family protein yields the protein MSVLQLLFAALLVLANGFFVGAEFALVSVRRSQIEPLGTARSRQVLYGLERLPQMMAAAQFGITICSLTLGAVAEPTVAHLLEPVFEWIHLPHGMIHPLTYVIALAAVVFFHLVIGEMVPKNLAMAAPEKAALWLSPGLVWFARFCKPITAALGAVSQGILRLFHVEPKDEVEAVFTSEQLNRLVEDAGQAGLLDPEEAESLEDALELGSRPVTDVLLKRESLVTVSPSVTPGRIVELTARTGYSRFPVAADTGAFMGYLHVKDVLDLEDSDRAVPQHLWRPMTTLRSELPLDDALTVMRRAATHLAQVADASGKVLGLVALEDVLELLVGEVRDPAHRQVHEVKLTEPRSSGASEEVLAT from the coding sequence ATGAGCGTGCTCCAGCTTCTCTTCGCCGCGCTGCTCGTGCTCGCCAACGGCTTCTTCGTCGGCGCCGAGTTCGCCCTGGTCTCCGTACGCCGCAGCCAGATCGAACCGCTGGGCACCGCCCGCTCCCGACAGGTCCTCTACGGGCTTGAGCGGCTGCCGCAGATGATGGCGGCGGCACAGTTCGGCATCACGATCTGTTCCCTGACCCTCGGCGCGGTCGCCGAACCGACGGTCGCGCATCTGCTGGAGCCGGTCTTCGAGTGGATCCACCTGCCGCACGGCATGATCCATCCGCTGACCTATGTCATCGCCCTGGCCGCCGTGGTCTTCTTCCACCTCGTCATCGGCGAGATGGTCCCGAAGAACCTGGCGATGGCGGCCCCCGAGAAGGCCGCGCTGTGGCTCAGCCCCGGCCTGGTGTGGTTCGCGCGCTTCTGCAAGCCCATCACCGCCGCCCTCGGCGCCGTCTCCCAGGGCATCCTGCGGCTCTTCCACGTCGAGCCCAAGGACGAGGTCGAGGCCGTCTTCACCAGTGAGCAGCTCAACCGGCTGGTGGAGGACGCCGGCCAGGCGGGCCTGCTCGACCCCGAGGAGGCCGAGAGCCTCGAGGACGCCCTGGAGCTGGGCTCCCGCCCGGTGACGGACGTCCTGCTGAAGCGGGAGTCCCTGGTGACGGTCAGCCCATCGGTGACGCCCGGGCGGATCGTCGAGCTCACGGCCCGCACCGGCTACTCCCGGTTCCCGGTCGCCGCGGACACCGGCGCCTTCATGGGGTACCTGCACGTCAAGGACGTCCTCGACCTGGAGGACTCGGACCGGGCCGTGCCGCAGCACCTGTGGCGTCCCATGACGACCCTGCGGTCCGAGCTGCCGCTCGACGACGCCCTCACGGTGATGCGGCGCGCGGCGACGCACCTGGCCCAGGTGGCCGACGCGTCCGGCAAGGTGCTCGGGCTGGTCGCGCTGGAGGACGTGCTGGAGCTGCTGGTGGGTGAGGTGCGAGACCCCGCGCACCGTCAGGTGCACGAGGTGAAGCTGACCGAGCCCAGGAGCAGCGGGGCGTCGGAGGAGGTACTGGCGACCTAG
- the hisG gene encoding ATP phosphoribosyltransferase, with protein sequence MLRIAVPNKGSLSGPAAEMLHEAGYQQRRESKELRIVDPVNEVEFFYLRPRDIAIYVASGQLDIGLTGRDLLIDSGAEAEEILALGFARSTFRYATKPGTISGLADLAGKTIATSYEGIVAAHLAEHGIDASVVHLDGAVETAIQLGVAQVIADVVETGTSLRNAGLEVAGEPIMQSEAVVIRRTGADADDPKVQQFLRRLQGVLVARTYVMMDYDCRVEQLEKAVALTPGLESPTVSPLHNEGWVAVRAMVPAKEAQRIMDDLYDIGARAILTTAIHACRL encoded by the coding sequence ATGCTGCGCATCGCCGTCCCCAACAAGGGTTCCCTGTCCGGCCCTGCGGCGGAGATGCTGCATGAGGCCGGCTACCAGCAGCGCCGCGAGTCCAAGGAACTGCGGATCGTCGACCCGGTCAACGAGGTCGAGTTCTTCTACCTCCGCCCCCGCGACATCGCGATCTACGTCGCCTCCGGGCAGCTGGACATCGGCCTCACCGGCCGGGACCTGCTCATCGACTCCGGCGCCGAAGCCGAGGAGATCCTCGCCCTCGGCTTCGCCCGCTCCACCTTCCGCTACGCCACCAAGCCCGGCACGATCAGCGGCTTGGCGGACCTGGCGGGCAAGACGATCGCCACCTCCTACGAGGGCATCGTCGCCGCGCACCTCGCCGAGCACGGCATCGACGCCTCCGTCGTCCACCTCGACGGCGCCGTCGAGACCGCCATCCAGCTCGGCGTCGCCCAGGTCATCGCCGACGTCGTCGAGACCGGCACCTCGCTGCGCAACGCGGGCCTGGAAGTGGCCGGCGAGCCGATCATGCAGTCCGAGGCCGTCGTGATCCGCCGCACCGGCGCGGACGCCGACGACCCCAAGGTGCAGCAGTTCCTGCGCCGCCTCCAGGGCGTCCTGGTCGCCCGGACGTACGTGATGATGGACTACGACTGCCGCGTCGAGCAGTTGGAGAAGGCCGTCGCCCTCACGCCCGGCCTGGAGTCCCCGACCGTCTCCCCGCTGCACAACGAGGGCTGGGTCGCCGTCCGCGCGATGGTCCCGGCCAAGGAAGCCCAGCGGATCATGGACGACCTGTACGACATCGGCGCCCGGGCCATCCTGACCACGGCCATTCACGCCTGCCGTCTCTGA
- a CDS encoding riboflavin synthase, translating to MFTGIVEELGEITAVETLDDACRFRLRGPVVTAGAKHGDSIAVNGVCLTVVDHEGDEFTADVMAETLNRSSLGALKAGSRVNLERPMAVGERLGGHIVQGHVDGTGEILERKPSEHWEIVKISLPADLTRYVVEKGSITVDGISLTVVDAGPDHFTVSLIPTTLDLTTLGHKQPGDPVNLEVDVIAKYVERMLGDRAQGAGR from the coding sequence GTGTTCACCGGAATCGTCGAAGAGCTGGGCGAGATCACCGCCGTCGAGACCCTCGACGACGCCTGTCGCTTCCGCCTGCGAGGCCCGGTCGTCACCGCAGGCGCCAAGCACGGCGACTCGATCGCGGTGAACGGCGTGTGCCTCACGGTCGTCGACCACGAGGGCGACGAGTTCACGGCCGACGTCATGGCCGAGACCCTGAACCGCTCCAGCCTCGGTGCCCTGAAGGCCGGATCCCGCGTCAACCTCGAACGCCCCATGGCCGTCGGCGAACGCCTCGGCGGGCACATCGTGCAGGGCCACGTGGACGGCACCGGCGAGATCCTGGAGCGCAAGCCCTCCGAGCACTGGGAGATCGTGAAGATCTCCCTCCCCGCCGACCTCACCCGGTACGTGGTCGAGAAGGGCTCCATCACCGTCGACGGCATCAGCCTCACCGTCGTCGACGCCGGCCCCGACCACTTCACCGTCAGCCTCATCCCCACCACCCTCGACCTGACCACGCTCGGCCACAAGCAGCCCGGCGACCCGGTCAACCTCGAAGTGGACGTCATCGCCAAGTACGTCGAGCGGATGCTGGGCGACCGCGCGCAGGGGGCCGGCCGGTGA
- the ribH gene encoding 6,7-dimethyl-8-ribityllumazine synthase yields the protein MSGKGAPELSVRNVGDLRVAVIAAQWHEKVMNGLVDGALRALHDLGIDEPTLLRVPGSWELPVVAKALAGRGYDAIVALGVVIRGGTPHFEYVCQGVTQGLTQVSVDTGVPIGFGLLTCDTEEQALDRAGIEGSNEDKGHEAVTAAVATAATLRSVSEPWH from the coding sequence GTGAGCGGCAAGGGTGCACCGGAGCTGTCCGTACGCAATGTGGGTGACCTCCGGGTCGCCGTCATCGCGGCGCAGTGGCACGAGAAGGTGATGAACGGCCTGGTCGACGGCGCCCTGCGCGCCCTGCACGACCTGGGCATCGACGAGCCGACCCTGCTCAGGGTCCCCGGCAGCTGGGAGCTCCCGGTCGTCGCCAAGGCCCTCGCGGGCCGCGGCTACGACGCGATCGTCGCCCTCGGCGTCGTCATCCGCGGCGGCACGCCCCACTTCGAGTACGTGTGCCAGGGCGTCACCCAGGGCCTCACCCAGGTCTCCGTCGACACCGGAGTCCCCATCGGCTTCGGCCTGCTGACCTGCGACACCGAGGAACAGGCCCTGGACCGCGCCGGAATCGAGGGCTCCAACGAGGACAAGGGGCATGAGGCGGTGACCGCCGCGGTGGCGACCGCGGCCACCCTCCGCTCAGTATCCGAACCCTGGCACTGA
- a CDS encoding bifunctional 3,4-dihydroxy-2-butanone-4-phosphate synthase/GTP cyclohydrolase II → MSAATTLYGTDDVETFVLDPVEQAIADIAAGRPVVVVDDEDRENEGDLVIAAEKATPEIVAFMMSECRGLICAPMEGDELDRLKLPQMVEDNTESMKTAFTVSVDASAAHGVSTGISASDRATTLQLLADGVSAPEDFVRPGHVFPLRARPGGVLTRNGHTEAAVDLARLAGLRPAGAIVEIAGEDGTMLRLPELIPFARKHGLTIISIEDLIAYRRGSEPTVRREARTLLPTAHGTFTAYGYRSTVDGVEHVALVHGEIGDGQDVLVRVHSECLTGDVFGSARCDCGPQLDASLARIQEEGRGVVVYLRGHEGRGIGLMSKLRAYELQERGRDTLDANLELGLPADARDYAAGAQILADLGVRGVRLLTNNPDKTDALVRHGIAVQARVPMPVSVGEHNLRYLRTKRDRMGHDLPWLDTTTVPACGNQ, encoded by the coding sequence ATGAGCGCCGCAACAACCCTCTACGGCACCGACGACGTCGAGACCTTCGTGCTCGACCCGGTCGAGCAGGCCATCGCCGACATCGCGGCCGGCCGCCCCGTCGTGGTCGTCGACGACGAGGACCGGGAGAACGAGGGCGACCTCGTCATCGCCGCCGAGAAGGCGACCCCCGAGATCGTCGCCTTCATGATGAGCGAGTGCCGCGGCCTGATCTGCGCCCCCATGGAGGGCGACGAACTGGACCGGCTGAAGCTTCCGCAGATGGTCGAGGACAACACCGAGTCGATGAAGACCGCGTTCACGGTCTCCGTCGACGCCTCCGCCGCGCACGGCGTGAGCACCGGCATCTCCGCCTCCGACCGCGCCACCACCCTCCAGCTGCTCGCCGACGGCGTCAGCGCACCCGAGGACTTCGTCCGCCCCGGCCACGTCTTCCCGCTGCGCGCCCGGCCCGGCGGGGTCCTCACCCGAAACGGCCACACCGAGGCCGCCGTCGACCTCGCCCGCCTCGCGGGGCTCCGCCCGGCCGGCGCGATCGTCGAGATCGCCGGCGAGGACGGCACCATGCTGCGCCTGCCCGAGCTGATCCCCTTCGCCCGCAAGCACGGGCTGACGATCATCTCCATCGAGGACCTGATCGCCTACCGCCGCGGCAGCGAACCCACCGTCCGCCGCGAGGCCAGGACCCTGCTGCCCACCGCCCACGGCACCTTCACGGCCTACGGCTACCGCTCCACCGTCGACGGCGTCGAGCACGTCGCCCTGGTGCACGGCGAGATCGGCGACGGCCAGGACGTCCTCGTCCGCGTCCACTCCGAATGCCTCACCGGGGACGTCTTCGGCTCGGCCCGCTGCGACTGCGGCCCCCAGCTCGACGCCTCCCTCGCCCGCATCCAGGAGGAGGGCCGGGGCGTCGTGGTCTATCTGCGCGGGCACGAGGGCCGCGGCATCGGCCTGATGTCCAAGCTGCGCGCCTACGAACTCCAGGAGCGCGGCCGCGACACCCTCGACGCCAACCTCGAACTCGGCCTGCCCGCCGACGCCCGCGACTACGCCGCCGGCGCGCAGATCCTCGCCGACCTCGGGGTGCGCGGCGTCCGGCTGCTGACCAACAACCCCGACAAGACCGACGCGCTCGTCCGGCACGGCATCGCGGTCCAGGCCCGCGTGCCGATGCCCGTGAGCGTCGGCGAGCACAACCTCCGCTACCTGCGCACCAAGCGGGACCGGATGGGCCACGACCTGCCCTGGCTGGACACGACCACCGTGCCCGCCTGCGGCAACCAGTAA
- a CDS encoding nicotinamide mononucleotide transporter family protein: MNTLNSEAFALFGQHILWSDMVGNLFGLAALALGWRRSLWTWPVQFLAGLILFGAFFGHLTGSAGKQAVVMVVALYGWWQWQRGKGQGGDGHIAVRFATWRERAVMAAAAAAGTVAVALLFTAYPTLSWDPWPDAYIFVGTVVAMYAQARGMVEFWIAWLLVDVVGVPLNFANGYAFSGFVYVIYGALVLWGLRDWWLRSRQTARPTLEGAPA; this comes from the coding sequence GTGAACACGCTGAACTCCGAGGCGTTCGCCCTCTTCGGTCAGCACATCCTCTGGTCCGACATGGTCGGCAACCTCTTCGGCCTGGCCGCCCTCGCCCTGGGCTGGCGACGGTCCTTGTGGACCTGGCCCGTGCAGTTCCTGGCCGGCCTCATCCTCTTCGGGGCCTTCTTCGGTCACCTCACCGGCAGCGCCGGCAAGCAGGCGGTCGTCATGGTCGTCGCGCTGTACGGCTGGTGGCAGTGGCAGCGGGGCAAGGGACAGGGCGGGGACGGCCACATCGCCGTCCGGTTCGCCACCTGGCGCGAACGCGCGGTGATGGCCGCCGCGGCCGCCGCCGGCACCGTCGCCGTGGCGCTGCTCTTCACGGCATACCCGACCCTGTCCTGGGACCCCTGGCCGGACGCCTACATCTTCGTCGGCACCGTCGTCGCCATGTACGCCCAGGCGCGCGGCATGGTCGAGTTCTGGATCGCCTGGCTGCTCGTCGACGTCGTCGGCGTGCCCCTCAACTTCGCCAACGGCTACGCCTTCTCCGGCTTCGTCTACGTCATCTACGGCGCGCTCGTCCTGTGGGGCCTGCGCGACTGGTGGCTGCGCTCGCGTCAGACCGCGCGGCCCACCCTGGAAGGAGCTCCGGCATGA
- a CDS encoding hemolysin family protein encodes MTTPLLLLAAAFLLILANGFFVAAEFGLVTVERPEAEKAAAEGDRRAHRVVESLKELSFQLSGTQLGITITSLVVGMLAEPALAELLHGPFTSIGIPEGAVSGVTVVVGMLLASAVQMVIGELLPKNWAVSRPLQVARFVAGPQHVFARLFRPVIAGLNAVANRLVRALGIEPTAELASARTPGELVSLARHSARAGALEQDTADLFVRTLSLGELTAQHVMTPRVKVSALQSSATAEDVVNLTRATGLSRFPVYREKIDEVVGMAHLKDALAVPVQDRLRTPVGHIARPALLVPETLPVRPLLTRLRSEQPIAVVVDEYGGTAGVVTLEDIVEEIVGEVRDEHDGHDLPELAAAPPEDGRPAWDVDGSCRVDILLRIGLDVPEGPYETVAGLIADLLGRIPAVGDKAELPGWRLSVRQVGHYRAERVRIVRTAPVVSMAEAAR; translated from the coding sequence ATGACCACCCCCCTGCTGCTCCTCGCAGCCGCGTTCCTGCTGATTCTCGCCAACGGATTCTTCGTGGCGGCCGAATTCGGACTCGTGACGGTCGAACGGCCCGAGGCCGAGAAGGCCGCCGCCGAGGGCGACCGGCGTGCCCACCGGGTCGTCGAATCACTCAAGGAACTCTCCTTCCAGCTCTCCGGCACCCAGCTCGGCATCACGATCACCTCCCTCGTCGTCGGCATGCTCGCCGAACCGGCGCTCGCCGAGCTGCTGCACGGCCCGTTCACCTCGATCGGCATCCCCGAGGGGGCCGTCTCCGGTGTCACGGTCGTCGTCGGCATGCTGCTGGCCTCCGCCGTGCAGATGGTGATCGGCGAGCTCCTGCCCAAGAACTGGGCGGTGTCCAGGCCGTTGCAGGTCGCCCGCTTCGTCGCGGGCCCGCAGCACGTCTTCGCCCGGCTGTTCCGCCCGGTCATCGCCGGCCTCAACGCCGTGGCGAACCGGCTCGTGCGCGCCCTGGGCATCGAACCCACCGCGGAGCTGGCCTCCGCCCGCACCCCCGGCGAGCTCGTCTCCCTGGCCCGCCACTCGGCCCGGGCCGGCGCCCTGGAGCAGGACACGGCCGATCTGTTCGTCCGGACCCTGTCGCTGGGCGAGCTCACCGCGCAGCACGTGATGACGCCGCGCGTGAAGGTCAGCGCCCTGCAGTCCTCGGCCACCGCCGAGGACGTCGTCAACCTGACCCGTGCCACCGGCCTGTCCCGCTTCCCGGTCTACCGGGAGAAGATCGACGAGGTCGTCGGCATGGCGCACCTCAAGGACGCCCTCGCGGTGCCCGTCCAGGACCGGCTGCGCACCCCTGTCGGCCACATCGCCCGCCCGGCGCTGCTCGTCCCCGAGACGCTGCCCGTACGGCCGCTCCTCACCCGCCTGCGCAGCGAGCAGCCCATCGCGGTCGTCGTCGACGAGTACGGCGGCACCGCCGGGGTCGTCACGCTGGAGGACATCGTCGAGGAGATCGTCGGCGAGGTCCGCGACGAGCACGACGGACACGACCTGCCCGAGCTGGCCGCCGCGCCGCCGGAGGACGGCAGGCCCGCCTGGGACGTCGACGGCAGCTGCCGGGTCGACATCCTGCTGCGCATAGGCCTCGACGTGCCCGAGGGCCCCTACGAGACCGTCGCGGGTCTGATCGCCGACCTGCTGGGCCGCATTCCGGCCGTCGGCGACAAGGCGGAGCTGCCCGGCTGGCGGCTCTCGGTGCGCCAGGTCGGCCACTACCGCGCGGAGCGGGTCCGGATCGTGCGGACCGCCCCGGTGGTCTCCATGGCGGAGGCAGCCCGATGA
- a CDS encoding phosphoribosyl-ATP diphosphatase yields MSKKTFEELFTELQHKAAQGDPATSRTAELVGKGVHAIGKKVVEEAAEVWMAAEYEGKEAAAEEISQLLYHVQVMMVARGISLDDVYAHL; encoded by the coding sequence ATGTCCAAGAAGACGTTCGAGGAGCTCTTCACCGAGCTCCAGCACAAGGCCGCCCAGGGCGACCCCGCCACTTCCCGCACCGCAGAACTGGTCGGCAAGGGCGTCCACGCCATCGGCAAGAAGGTCGTCGAAGAGGCCGCCGAGGTGTGGATGGCCGCCGAGTACGAGGGCAAGGAAGCCGCCGCCGAGGAGATCTCGCAGCTGCTGTACCACGTCCAGGTGATGATGGTCGCCCGCGGCATCTCCCTCGACGACGTCTACGCCCACCTCTGA
- a CDS encoding SDR family oxidoreductase, translating to MTTILVTGGTGTLGRLVAARLRADGHEVRVLSRHSQPYAVDLRAGGAALDAAVAGVDTIVHCASAQKGDEQAARNLIIAARGAGVRHLVYVSIVGVDEVPFPYYRSKLAVESLVEESGIGWTVLRATQFHDLLIMMFQGLSKLPVMFLPAGVRDQPVEVAEVADRLVELAAAAPAGRVEDMGGPEVRPLESLARAYLKASGRRRAVVNVSLWGAAYRGFRSGGHLAPRRAVGKGSFEEHLERRFGGGRIQAGSGRSGV from the coding sequence ATGACCACGATCCTGGTGACCGGCGGCACCGGAACGCTGGGGCGGCTCGTCGCCGCGCGGTTGCGCGCGGACGGGCACGAAGTGCGGGTGCTCAGCCGGCACAGTCAGCCGTACGCGGTGGATCTGCGGGCCGGCGGAGCCGCGCTGGACGCGGCCGTCGCCGGTGTGGACACGATCGTGCACTGCGCGTCGGCGCAGAAGGGGGACGAGCAGGCGGCTCGGAACCTGATCATTGCGGCGCGCGGTGCGGGCGTGCGTCATCTGGTCTACGTGTCGATCGTGGGTGTCGACGAGGTGCCGTTCCCGTACTACCGGAGCAAGCTCGCGGTGGAGAGCCTGGTCGAGGAGTCGGGGATCGGCTGGACCGTACTGCGGGCGACGCAGTTCCACGATCTGCTGATCATGATGTTCCAGGGACTGTCGAAGCTGCCCGTGATGTTCCTCCCGGCGGGCGTGCGGGACCAGCCGGTGGAGGTGGCCGAGGTCGCGGACCGGCTGGTCGAGCTGGCGGCGGCCGCGCCGGCGGGACGGGTCGAGGACATGGGCGGGCCGGAGGTACGGCCGCTGGAGTCCCTGGCCCGTGCGTATCTGAAGGCGTCGGGCCGTCGGCGAGCGGTGGTGAACGTGTCGCTGTGGGGGGCGGCGTACCGGGGCTTCCGGAGCGGGGGCCATCTTGCGCCGCGACGGGCGGTGGGCAAGGGGTCGTTCGAAGAGCACTTGGAGAGACGGTTCGGGGGCGGCCGGATCCAGGCGGGGAGCGGGCGGTCCGGGGTCTGA
- a CDS encoding ROK family transcriptional regulator: MPASPSTARAINDRLALRLLQQEGPLTAGQLKQLTGLSRPTVADLVERLGAAGLIEVVGEAGERRRGPNAKVYGIVAGRAHLAALDVRTEGVAVAVADLVGRVLAEASVPIAGDAGTGPALEQAVMLVERVVKEAGAERLHTVGIGAPGLVDPSSGELRDSTGLPEWHRRLVATLQERLPDAGVSVENETNLAALAEQRDGVARDRDTFVLLWLGHGTGAAVVLDGALRRGASGGTGEIGFLPVPGTTALPTSTDCEGGFHSLASSAAVVSLAAECGIPATPGEQTPAVGVVRAAVAAVGASGTGSSTLTPGRGARTPESPAPLLPGGGAPVPGAESGTPGAEAPPRPAPAPAARFLDALADRLAVGVASVVAILDPGCVVLGGEVGQAGGEELASRVRDRIARMTPLPTEVRATSLGGGAVLRGALLTARDRAQEELFTPGEPPPQHSPGW; the protein is encoded by the coding sequence ATGCCCGCATCCCCGAGCACCGCCCGGGCCATCAACGACCGGCTCGCCCTGCGTCTGCTCCAGCAGGAAGGCCCGTTGACGGCAGGGCAGTTGAAGCAGCTGACCGGCCTGTCCCGGCCGACCGTCGCCGACCTCGTCGAACGCCTCGGAGCCGCCGGGCTCATCGAGGTCGTCGGCGAAGCGGGGGAGCGGCGGCGCGGCCCCAACGCGAAGGTCTACGGCATCGTCGCCGGCCGGGCGCACCTGGCCGCCCTCGACGTCCGCACCGAGGGCGTCGCCGTGGCCGTCGCGGACCTGGTGGGGCGGGTGCTGGCCGAGGCGTCGGTGCCCATCGCCGGTGACGCGGGGACGGGGCCCGCCCTGGAACAGGCGGTCATGCTGGTCGAGCGCGTGGTGAAGGAGGCCGGCGCCGAACGCCTGCACACGGTGGGGATCGGGGCGCCCGGCCTGGTCGACCCGTCCAGCGGTGAACTCCGCGACTCCACCGGGCTTCCGGAGTGGCACCGACGGCTCGTCGCCACCCTTCAGGAGCGGCTTCCGGACGCCGGGGTCAGTGTCGAGAACGAGACCAACCTCGCGGCCCTGGCCGAACAACGCGACGGGGTGGCCCGGGACCGGGACACCTTCGTCCTGCTGTGGCTGGGCCACGGAACGGGCGCGGCCGTGGTCCTCGACGGCGCGCTGCGCCGCGGCGCCTCCGGCGGCACCGGCGAGATCGGCTTCCTTCCCGTCCCGGGCACGACCGCGCTGCCGACCTCGACGGACTGCGAGGGCGGCTTCCATTCGCTGGCCTCCTCGGCGGCAGTCGTGTCCCTCGCGGCCGAGTGCGGCATTCCGGCGACGCCGGGGGAGCAGACGCCCGCGGTGGGGGTGGTGCGGGCGGCCGTCGCCGCGGTGGGGGCGAGCGGAACCGGGAGCTCCACGCTGACGCCGGGACGGGGCGCGCGAACACCCGAGAGTCCGGCGCCGCTGCTGCCGGGAGGGGGCGCGCCCGTGCCCGGGGCCGAATCCGGCACCCCCGGGGCCGAGGCACCCCCACGCCCCGCCCCGGCCCCCGCCGCCCGCTTTCTGGACGCCCTCGCCGATCGTCTCGCCGTCGGGGTCGCCTCCGTCGTGGCGATCCTGGATCCCGGGTGCGTGGTGCTCGGCGGTGAGGTCGGTCAGGCCGGTGGCGAGGAGCTCGCGTCACGGGTGCGGGACCGCATCGCCCGGATGACACCCCTGCCCACGGAGGTACGGGCGACGTCCCTTGGCGGCGGCGCCGTCCTGCGCGGCGCACTGCTGACGGCCCGGGACCGCGCCCAGGAGGAACTGTTCACGCCCGGAGAGCCCCCACCCCAGCACTCGCCGGGCTGGTAG
- a CDS encoding PH domain-containing protein, with protein sequence MSDLPSLPVTFRPGSTRVVLLTAAVAILVVITAVAMLLKQLSPGERVSFVFTALLLDAVLLLLARPKVVVDEGGVTVVNLTNKRRLEWAEILQVTLRPGDPWVFLNLSDGTSLPALGIQPGLAKQRAIADARALRALVEARAVADPERRQG encoded by the coding sequence ATGTCCGATCTGCCCAGCCTGCCCGTCACGTTCCGGCCGGGCAGCACCCGCGTGGTGCTGCTCACCGCGGCCGTCGCCATCCTCGTGGTGATCACCGCGGTCGCGATGCTGCTGAAGCAGCTCAGCCCCGGCGAGCGCGTCAGCTTCGTCTTCACGGCGCTCCTGCTGGACGCCGTGCTGCTCCTCCTGGCGCGTCCCAAGGTCGTCGTCGACGAGGGCGGCGTCACTGTCGTCAATCTCACGAACAAGCGCCGGCTGGAGTGGGCGGAGATCCTCCAGGTGACCCTCCGGCCCGGCGACCCCTGGGTGTTCCTCAACCTCAGCGACGGCACCAGCCTGCCTGCTCTGGGCATTCAGCCGGGCCTGGCCAAGCAGCGCGCCATCGCCGACGCCAGGGCGCTGCGGGCGCTGGTCGAGGCCCGTGCCGTGGCGGACCCCGAGCGGCGTCAGGGCTGA
- a CDS encoding RNA polymerase sigma-70 factor codes for MTTTTAEEFEVHRPRLFSLAYRLLGSAEEAEDAVQDAYLRYSGADRAGIEHPAAWLAKVVTNLCLNRLTSARARRERYVGTWLPEPVVTSDGTLGPLESAEQRDAVSMAMLVLLERLTPTERAVYVLREAFGYGHREIAGVLDLSEANCRQLYRRAVLRVGEPQARFEPASERQEELVTSFITAARDGDLAGLEKLLAADATWWSDGGGKVTAARWPIKGGAGIARFLAGGGPKFARGLDFVPTEVNGAPGLASWAGDTLVGLSVVEVRDGLVTGVRAVVNPEKLAFARRQLTRP; via the coding sequence ATGACCACGACCACCGCCGAGGAGTTCGAAGTCCACCGGCCCAGGCTGTTCTCGCTCGCCTATCGGCTGCTGGGCTCCGCCGAGGAGGCCGAGGACGCGGTCCAGGACGCCTACCTGCGTTACAGCGGCGCCGACCGGGCGGGGATCGAGCACCCGGCGGCCTGGCTGGCCAAGGTCGTCACCAACCTCTGCCTGAACCGGCTCACCTCCGCGCGGGCCCGGCGCGAGCGGTACGTCGGGACCTGGCTGCCCGAGCCCGTGGTCACCTCGGACGGAACGCTCGGCCCACTGGAGTCCGCGGAGCAGCGGGACGCCGTATCGATGGCGATGCTGGTGCTGCTGGAGCGGCTGACGCCGACCGAACGGGCCGTGTACGTGCTGCGGGAGGCGTTCGGCTACGGACACCGGGAGATCGCCGGGGTGCTGGACCTGAGCGAGGCCAACTGCCGTCAGCTGTACCGGCGTGCCGTGCTGCGGGTGGGCGAACCGCAGGCCCGGTTCGAGCCCGCTTCCGAGCGGCAGGAAGAGCTGGTCACGTCGTTCATCACGGCGGCCCGCGACGGGGACCTGGCCGGGTTGGAGAAGCTGCTCGCGGCCGACGCGACCTGGTGGAGCGACGGTGGCGGCAAGGTCACCGCGGCGCGGTGGCCCATCAAGGGCGGGGCCGGCATCGCCCGCTTCCTGGCGGGCGGCGGGCCGAAGTTCGCGCGGGGCCTGGACTTCGTGCCGACCGAGGTCAACGGGGCGCCGGGGCTGGCCAGCTGGGCGGGCGACACGCTCGTCGGACTGTCGGTGGTCGAGGTACGCGACGGGCTGGTCACGGGTGTGCGGGCCGTGGTCAACCCGGAGAAGCTGGCGTTCGCACGGCGTCAGCTCACCCGGCCGTAG